The following proteins come from a genomic window of Paenibacillus sp. CAA11:
- a CDS encoding glycogen/starch/alpha-glucan phosphorylase translates to MFENKEVFKEAFQRQLVRKLGKPLEEASETDVYNILSGMIREHIGKDWAETNTAYKQRQEKQVYYFSLEFLIGRLLGSNLLNLGVLELVRDGLADLGYSLEQIEEQEADAGLGNGGLGRLAACFMDSLASLQYAGHGSGIRYKYGLFEQKIMDGNQVELPDYWLQKGYEWEVRRPDKQVEVRFWGEVKTREDNGRLVFETVNYEAVRAVPYDIPIIGYCHPHVNTLRMWSAESMMDPGRQHLNGFNGSYHRYLDYNRSVESISEFLYPDDSQYEGKLLRLKQQYFLCSAGVQSALRTYAKLGLPYNRLAEKVAFHINDTHPTLVIPELMRILIDEHGFGWDDAWSLTTQIVAYTNHTILSEALEKWPVSMVRELLPRIYLIIEEIDRRFRLELHSRFPQDRERISQMAIIEYGQIRMAHLAIVGSHSVNGVAALHTEILKAREMKSFYEVFPTRFNNKTNGITHRRWLMHANPKLAELVSSCIGKRWIKHPQELNELIKCCEDSGFQEAFGAIKRYNKVRLAQYIYEEQGIHIHPDSIFDVQVKRLHAYKRQLLNVLHIMHLYQQLKENPNMDRVPRTFIFGAKAAPSYYLAKRIIKLINTVADRVNNDPVISKTMKVIFLENYSVSLAERIIPAADVSEQISTASKEASGTGNMKFMMNGALTLGTMDGANVEMYGLLGSENMFIFGLNADEVQNYYQNGGYGAWDMYHSDPRIREVMDQLVKPGPFSQVDGEFADIYQSILDHNDEYFVLKDFADYVEAHLRIDLAYRNERAWQKKAILNVAHSGKFSSDCTIRNYASEIWRIQPVHRFP, encoded by the coding sequence TTGTTCGAGAACAAAGAGGTATTCAAGGAAGCATTCCAGCGCCAATTGGTGCGGAAGCTGGGCAAACCGCTTGAAGAAGCTTCCGAGACCGATGTCTACAACATCTTAAGCGGTATGATTCGTGAGCATATCGGGAAGGATTGGGCGGAGACCAATACGGCTTATAAGCAACGGCAGGAGAAGCAGGTTTATTATTTCTCACTTGAGTTCCTGATCGGACGACTGCTGGGTAGTAATCTGCTGAATCTGGGTGTGCTGGAGCTCGTTCGGGATGGGCTGGCCGATTTAGGCTATTCTCTCGAGCAAATTGAAGAGCAGGAGGCCGATGCAGGGCTCGGCAATGGAGGCCTAGGCCGGCTTGCCGCCTGCTTCATGGATTCGCTTGCCTCCTTGCAATATGCAGGACACGGCAGCGGCATTCGCTATAAATATGGTTTATTTGAGCAGAAAATCATGGACGGCAATCAGGTAGAGCTGCCGGATTATTGGCTGCAAAAGGGATATGAGTGGGAGGTCCGCCGTCCTGATAAGCAGGTCGAGGTAAGATTCTGGGGGGAAGTGAAGACACGAGAAGACAACGGAAGACTGGTCTTCGAAACCGTGAATTATGAAGCCGTCAGAGCCGTACCCTATGACATTCCTATTATCGGATACTGCCATCCGCATGTGAATACACTTCGCATGTGGAGCGCCGAGTCGATGATGGACCCGGGACGGCAGCATCTTAACGGCTTCAACGGATCTTATCATCGGTACTTAGATTATAATCGTTCTGTTGAATCCATCTCTGAATTTCTGTATCCGGACGATTCCCAGTACGAAGGCAAATTACTCAGGCTAAAGCAGCAGTATTTCCTATGCAGTGCAGGTGTACAAAGTGCCTTGCGGACTTATGCCAAGCTGGGACTGCCGTATAACAGACTGGCTGAGAAGGTCGCCTTCCACATTAACGATACGCATCCGACATTGGTTATTCCTGAGCTTATGCGGATTCTGATTGATGAGCACGGCTTTGGCTGGGATGATGCCTGGAGCCTGACCACGCAGATCGTGGCTTATACTAACCACACCATCTTAAGTGAGGCCCTGGAGAAATGGCCTGTTTCCATGGTGCGGGAGCTCCTGCCGCGGATCTATCTTATTATTGAAGAGATCGACCGCAGGTTTAGACTTGAGCTGCACAGCCGGTTTCCCCAAGACCGGGAGCGAATCAGCCAGATGGCGATCATAGAGTACGGCCAGATCCGCATGGCCCATCTGGCTATTGTGGGCAGTCACAGTGTGAATGGTGTAGCAGCCCTTCATACGGAGATTTTGAAGGCGAGGGAGATGAAATCGTTCTACGAGGTATTCCCCACTCGTTTTAATAATAAGACCAATGGCATCACGCATCGCCGCTGGTTGATGCATGCGAATCCGAAGCTGGCCGAACTTGTCAGCTCGTGTATCGGCAAGCGCTGGATCAAGCATCCTCAGGAGCTGAATGAGCTGATCAAATGCTGCGAGGATAGCGGGTTCCAGGAAGCCTTTGGAGCGATTAAAAGGTATAATAAAGTGCGGCTGGCCCAGTATATTTACGAGGAGCAGGGAATTCACATCCATCCCGATTCAATCTTTGATGTACAGGTGAAACGGCTTCATGCCTATAAACGCCAGCTGCTGAACGTGCTGCATATCATGCATTTATACCAGCAGCTGAAAGAGAACCCGAATATGGATCGGGTTCCCCGCACTTTTATTTTCGGAGCGAAAGCAGCACCGAGCTATTACTTGGCTAAGCGAATTATCAAGCTGATCAACACGGTAGCGGATCGAGTGAACAATGATCCGGTGATTAGCAAGACCATGAAAGTCATCTTTCTAGAGAATTATTCGGTCTCCCTTGCCGAACGGATTATTCCAGCAGCGGATGTCAGCGAGCAGATCTCCACGGCGAGCAAGGAAGCTTCAGGCACCGGTAACATGAAATTCATGATGAATGGGGCTCTTACGCTCGGGACCATGGATGGAGCTAATGTGGAGATGTATGGGCTGCTCGGTTCAGAGAATATGTTTATCTTCGGGCTAAATGCAGATGAGGTGCAGAATTACTATCAAAATGGGGGCTATGGGGCCTGGGACATGTATCACAGTGACCCCAGAATCCGTGAGGTTATGGACCAGCTGGTAAAGCCCGGCCCATTCAGCCAGGTGGATGGAGAGTTTGCGGACATCTATCAATCCATTCTGGATCATAATGATGAGTACTTCGTTCTAAAGGACTTTGCAGATTACGTGGAAGCTCATTTGCGAATTGACTTGGCATACCGAAATGAGAGAGCCTGGCAGAAGAAGGCGATCCTAAATGTAGCGCATTCCGGTAAGTTCTCTAGTGACTGTACGATTCGCAATTATGCTTCAGAGATCTGGCGCATTCAACCGGTTCACCGATTCCCCTAA
- a CDS encoding FecCD family ABC transporter permease → MNEVADKAEEEEQANQSLQITRRIRPVIGILVLLAGLAALILASGASIAIGTADIHVATVWQAIFHFDPHITAHQVIQEVRLPRVIAGIFVGASLAVAGALMQGMTRNPIADSGLLGLNSGAAFVLALCFAFAPNLPYLSIILYSFLGAGLGAGIVFGIGSLSRNGLTPMRLVLAGAAVSALLVALSQGIGLYYDIGQDMAFWYAGGLAGIQWTQVKALAPWILAALAGAMAISRSITVLSLGDEVSAGLGQRNGLVRAGGTLIVLVLAGAAVSAVGVVGFVGLIIPHIVRYLVGVDYRWVIPGSAVFGALLVVVADTAARMVNPPYETPMAALIAVLGVPFFLYLVRRGGRELK, encoded by the coding sequence ATGAATGAAGTGGCTGACAAGGCAGAAGAGGAAGAACAAGCAAACCAATCGCTGCAGATCACCCGGCGGATTAGACCGGTCATCGGAATACTGGTTCTGCTGGCAGGTTTAGCCGCTTTGATTCTTGCATCAGGAGCATCTATTGCTATAGGTACTGCAGATATTCATGTAGCCACCGTATGGCAGGCTATATTTCATTTTGACCCGCATATCACGGCGCATCAGGTGATTCAGGAAGTGCGCCTGCCAAGGGTGATTGCCGGGATCTTTGTTGGGGCCAGCCTCGCTGTAGCCGGGGCGCTCATGCAGGGGATGACACGCAATCCCATTGCCGATTCCGGACTTCTTGGTTTAAATTCGGGGGCAGCTTTTGTCCTCGCGCTATGCTTTGCATTCGCGCCGAACTTACCTTATTTATCTATAATCCTTTATTCTTTCCTTGGCGCAGGGCTGGGGGCAGGGATCGTATTTGGAATCGGGTCTTTGTCCCGAAATGGACTAACTCCAATGAGGCTTGTGCTTGCCGGTGCTGCCGTAAGTGCGCTATTGGTGGCGCTCAGTCAAGGAATAGGTCTGTATTATGACATTGGACAAGATATGGCCTTCTGGTATGCAGGCGGTCTAGCCGGGATTCAGTGGACCCAGGTTAAGGCGCTTGCGCCTTGGATACTGGCCGCTCTTGCCGGAGCAATGGCGATTTCCCGTTCGATTACAGTGCTGAGTCTTGGCGACGAAGTCTCTGCAGGCTTGGGCCAGCGCAATGGGCTGGTTCGTGCAGGCGGGACCTTGATTGTCCTAGTTCTGGCAGGAGCCGCCGTCTCAGCTGTCGGGGTCGTAGGATTTGTGGGTCTAATTATCCCGCATATCGTTCGCTACTTGGTTGGCGTTGATTACCGGTGGGTTATTCCAGGCTCTGCGGTGTTTGGTGCCCTATTGGTTGTGGTTGCCGATACAGCGGCAAGGATGGTCAATCCTCCTTATGAGACTCCAATGGCCGCGCTAATCGCTGTGCTTGGGGTTCCTTTCTTCCTATACCTTGTACGAAGAGGGGGGAGAGAACTGAAATGA
- a CDS encoding FecCD family ABC transporter permease, translated as MKHPAFDSHLRQRSKRWKLTMGILTVLIVICFLISMNSGFLHLAPLDVLKTIFGGGTDQQRVILFDLRLPRIVISVLIGAGLAVSGCIMQGISRNPLAEPGILGINAGAGLAVMIYVAFYPGESQQTAFMMPVFALGGAAITAAIIYVLAYKKNEGMSPTRLVLNGIGIASGIAALMIVLSVRVSPEEYRSVYTWLAGSISGTTWKYVISLLPWLIILLPFVFYKAKVLNVLTLGDPAARGVGAPLEKERFGLLAAAVGLAASCVAVGGGISFVGLIGPHLARRLVGPNHQQLLPTSALLGGLMVLVSDTIGRSVLSSGEVPTGIVVAIIGAPYFLYLLAKARG; from the coding sequence ATGAAGCATCCTGCGTTTGACTCCCATTTGCGCCAGCGCAGCAAGCGCTGGAAGCTTACAATGGGCATTTTGACTGTTCTAATCGTGATCTGTTTTTTGATTAGTATGAATTCAGGCTTTCTCCATCTGGCACCGCTTGACGTCCTGAAGACGATATTTGGCGGGGGAACGGATCAGCAGCGAGTGATCTTATTCGATCTGCGGCTGCCGCGGATTGTTATTTCTGTTCTGATTGGTGCCGGTCTGGCTGTATCTGGCTGCATCATGCAGGGGATTTCCCGCAACCCACTGGCAGAGCCGGGGATATTAGGCATTAATGCAGGCGCTGGCCTGGCTGTAATGATTTATGTAGCCTTCTATCCTGGAGAGTCCCAGCAGACGGCATTTATGATGCCGGTTTTCGCCCTGGGAGGTGCCGCCATTACTGCGGCGATCATCTATGTGCTTGCTTATAAAAAAAACGAAGGCATGTCCCCGACACGTCTGGTGCTGAACGGGATTGGGATTGCGTCCGGCATTGCCGCACTCATGATTGTGCTGTCCGTTCGGGTCTCCCCGGAGGAGTATAGGTCTGTCTACACCTGGCTAGCGGGAAGCATTAGCGGGACGACCTGGAAATATGTCATTTCGCTTCTTCCTTGGCTGATTATTCTGCTCCCTTTTGTTTTTTACAAGGCGAAGGTACTAAATGTGCTGACCCTAGGTGACCCGGCGGCGAGGGGAGTGGGTGCGCCTCTAGAAAAAGAACGCTTCGGTCTTCTGGCTGCAGCAGTTGGTTTGGCCGCATCCTGCGTAGCTGTGGGCGGGGGGATCAGCTTTGTCGGGTTGATTGGCCCCCACTTAGCCCGCCGCCTCGTTGGGCCGAACCATCAGCAGTTGCTTCCGACTTCTGCGCTGCTTGGCGGCTTGATGGTGCTGGTATCGGATACGATTGGCCGCTCGGTCTTAAGTTCAGGAGAGGTCCCGACAGGGATTGTCGTCGCCATTATTGGAGCGCCCTATTTCCTGTATCTGCTGGCGAAGGCCAGAGGCTAA
- a CDS encoding ABC transporter ATP-binding protein has product MLRRFFSYYRPYKGLFLLDFTCAIFAALLELGFPLAVNKVVDKLLPSGNWRWILLACLGLLIVYILNSFMQFVVTYWGHKLGINIETEMRKKLFDHLQKLSFRFFDNNKTGHLLSRFTTDLMEIGEVAHHGPEDLFIAVMTLVGAFLLMVSINWKLAVLTFVIVPVIIYFALLFNKKMTAAFRRMYSDIADFNARLEDNVGGIRVVQAFANEEHEKKLFAVNNKQFRLTKLLSYKIMAYNTSISYMLMRLVSLFVLICGAWFVIQGELTYGEFIGFLLLSNVFFRPIEKINAVIETYPKGIAGFKRFVEIMDTEPDVADAPGARAVNHLAGDIEYKGVSFGYEKNDPVLHNINLRIHAGETVAFVGPSGSGKTTLCSLLPRFYETDEGSISIDGIDIRQMKLTSLRSQIGIVQQDVFLFSGSIRENIAYGKLDASDEEIWNAARHARLVEFIQAQPEGLDTIIGERGVKLSGGQKQRLSIARMFLKNPPILILDEATSALDTETEAAIQQSLAELSEGRTTLVIAHRLATIKNADRIVVVTPEGIAEQGAHEELLAAGGLYSRLHAAQFGSAV; this is encoded by the coding sequence ATGCTGCGTCGTTTTTTCTCTTATTATAGGCCATACAAAGGATTGTTCCTGCTTGATTTCACCTGTGCAATCTTCGCAGCGCTGCTTGAGTTAGGTTTCCCACTGGCAGTGAACAAGGTAGTAGACAAGCTGCTGCCGAGCGGGAATTGGCGCTGGATTCTTCTAGCTTGCCTGGGGCTGCTTATCGTATATATTCTGAATTCATTTATGCAGTTTGTCGTCACCTATTGGGGGCATAAGCTCGGGATTAATATTGAGACCGAAATGCGCAAGAAGCTGTTCGATCATCTGCAGAAGCTGTCTTTCCGTTTCTTCGATAATAACAAGACAGGCCACCTGCTTTCCCGTTTTACCACTGATTTGATGGAGATCGGGGAAGTCGCACACCATGGCCCTGAGGATTTGTTCATCGCCGTGATGACCTTGGTCGGCGCGTTTCTGCTAATGGTGTCGATCAATTGGAAGCTTGCAGTGCTTACCTTTGTCATTGTGCCAGTGATTATCTATTTCGCGCTTTTGTTCAACAAAAAGATGACCGCTGCATTCCGGCGCATGTATTCGGATATCGCTGACTTCAATGCCCGTCTGGAGGATAACGTGGGCGGTATCCGTGTGGTTCAGGCTTTCGCTAATGAAGAGCATGAGAAAAAGCTGTTTGCGGTCAACAACAAGCAGTTTCGCTTAACGAAGCTGTTGTCTTACAAAATTATGGCTTACAACACGTCCATCAGCTACATGCTAATGCGCCTCGTCTCCTTGTTCGTGCTGATCTGTGGCGCTTGGTTTGTCATTCAAGGGGAACTAACCTATGGGGAGTTTATCGGATTTCTGCTCTTATCTAATGTATTCTTTCGTCCGATCGAGAAGATTAACGCTGTCATCGAGACCTACCCGAAGGGAATCGCGGGCTTTAAGCGCTTTGTGGAGATTATGGATACAGAGCCGGACGTAGCTGATGCACCGGGTGCAAGAGCCGTGAATCATTTGGCTGGAGATATTGAATATAAGGGCGTATCCTTTGGCTATGAAAAAAACGACCCGGTGCTGCATAATATCAATCTTCGCATTCATGCTGGCGAGACCGTTGCCTTCGTAGGTCCTTCCGGCTCTGGCAAGACAACGCTCTGCAGTTTGCTTCCCCGCTTCTACGAGACGGATGAAGGCAGCATTTCGATTGACGGCATAGATATTCGCCAAATGAAGCTAACATCACTTCGCAGTCAAATCGGAATTGTCCAACAGGACGTGTTCTTGTTCTCGGGCTCGATCCGTGAGAATATCGCTTACGGGAAGCTTGATGCAAGCGATGAGGAGATCTGGAATGCTGCCCGTCACGCCCGGCTGGTAGAGTTCATTCAGGCCCAGCCTGAGGGCCTCGATACGATAATTGGTGAACGAGGGGTCAAGCTGTCCGGGGGTCAGAAGCAGCGCCTGTCCATTGCACGCATGTTCTTAAAGAACCCGCCGATTCTGATTCTGGATGAGGCTACATCTGCTCTGGATACGGAGACAGAAGCGGCCATCCAGCAATCGTTAGCAGAGCTGTCCGAAGGACGGACAACCTTGGTTATTGCACACAGGCTGGCAACCATCAAGAATGCGGACCGCATTGTCGTCGTCACCCCTGAAGGCATAGCGGAGCAGGGGGCGCATGAGGAGCTGCTTGCTGCTGGCGGACTATACAGCCGGCTTCATGCAGCACAGTTTGGCAGCGCAGTGTGA
- a CDS encoding TIGR00266 family protein, whose translation MGNEMQCVEIRLDPGESVVAEAGSMMMMDSDIRMQTIFGDGSSGKGGMVGKLMGAGKRLLTGESLFMTVYTNEGSGRRGVTFAAPYPGKILPLDLPALGGQVICQKQSFLCAAKGISISIDFQRKLGTGFFGGEGFIMQRIEGDGFAFVHSGGHVIEKTLYAGEMIRLDTGCLVAMTDQVKYNIEFVKGIKTAIFGGEGLFLATLRGPGKVWVQSLPFSRLAERVIESAGPLSRRRD comes from the coding sequence ATGGGAAATGAAATGCAGTGTGTGGAGATCCGTCTTGATCCGGGAGAGAGCGTGGTAGCTGAAGCAGGCAGCATGATGATGATGGACTCGGATATTCGCATGCAGACAATCTTTGGCGATGGTTCATCAGGGAAGGGCGGCATGGTGGGCAAGCTTATGGGAGCCGGCAAGCGGCTGCTTACGGGGGAGAGCCTGTTTATGACCGTGTATACCAATGAGGGAAGCGGAAGAAGAGGAGTCACCTTTGCGGCACCTTATCCAGGAAAAATTCTTCCGCTTGATCTTCCCGCGCTCGGGGGCCAGGTCATCTGCCAGAAGCAATCGTTCCTATGCGCAGCTAAGGGAATCTCCATCAGTATTGATTTTCAGCGCAAGCTCGGCACTGGCTTCTTTGGCGGCGAGGGGTTTATCATGCAGCGGATCGAAGGGGATGGGTTTGCTTTTGTTCATTCGGGCGGCCATGTCATTGAGAAGACTCTATATGCTGGAGAGATGATTCGGCTGGACACAGGATGCCTCGTAGCGATGACGGATCAGGTTAAATATAACATTGAGTTTGTAAAAGGGATCAAAACGGCTATCTTTGGCGGCGAGGGGTTGTTTCTTGCAACACTGCGGGGGCCAGGCAAGGTTTGGGTTCAATCCCTTCCCTTCAGCCGCTTGGCGGAGCGGGTGATTGAATCGGCCGGACCCCTGTCCCGCCGGCGTGATTAA
- a CDS encoding DUF2188 domain-containing protein gives MPQNDVHTTPDHGGGWKVQQNGRKLEHYERKADAEAAGRKEARKDQTEHKIHNSDGKISESHSYGHDPFPPRG, from the coding sequence ATGCCACAAAATGATGTTCATACCACCCCTGATCATGGCGGAGGCTGGAAAGTTCAGCAAAATGGCCGGAAGCTTGAGCATTACGAGCGCAAGGCGGATGCCGAAGCCGCAGGTCGTAAGGAGGCGAGGAAGGATCAAACAGAGCATAAAATTCATAACTCGGACGGTAAAATTTCTGAGTCTCACAGTTACGGGCATGATCCTTTTCCACCCCGGGGTTAA
- the pulA gene encoding type I pullulanase produces the protein MSVQKERDIVIDYGDPVITGGISVFDPEFDKAYYYDGNDLGATYSPKRTQFRLWAPTASEAWVFLYDSWDDDRPDKRRMRRDVKGTWILSIDEDLQNRYYTYCVHVGEQINEAVDPYAKAVGVNGDRGAIIDLQKTNPAGWTEEKPPLESPLDAIIYEVHLRDLSIHPASGIEHKGKYLGLAEGGTKGPGGISTGLDHISNLGVTHVQILPFYDYSTESVDETRLDEPQYNWGYDPKNYNVPEGSYATDPYKPAVRIAELKQMIQALHDRGLRVVMDVVYNHVYDGYIVNFTRLVPGYYLRYTPDHKFSNGSGCGNDVASERRMVTKFIVDSVLYWAREYHIDGFRFDLMGLLDVNTMNELRRRLDEVDPSILLYGEGWMMDTALPPRQRANQQQAGRMPKIGHFNDVIRNALKGHVFEYTAQGFVTGGKGLEDEVRKGVVGGIAYNDDIVSFVEEPVQSINYVECHDNHTLWDKIMLSTGTDSNLLRPAMHRLASAIILTSQGIPFIHAGQEFLRTKDGVENSYKSEDLVNRLDWDRCNVHQEDVQFMKRLIELRKEHAAFRLRDADSIRKHLVFEKSPKQTVAFTLRNHAGGDQDKHLYVAYSACVKGAELDLPQIGTWEIQFGEELVSNFGEELQEKRLQIKGIGMVVLAVKA, from the coding sequence TTGTCTGTTCAGAAGGAAAGGGATATCGTAATTGATTATGGCGACCCGGTCATTACCGGAGGCATCAGCGTGTTCGACCCTGAGTTTGACAAGGCATATTACTATGACGGGAATGATCTTGGAGCAACTTATTCCCCTAAGCGGACACAGTTTCGGCTGTGGGCTCCTACAGCCAGCGAGGCATGGGTGTTTCTATATGACAGCTGGGACGATGATCGGCCTGACAAACGGCGCATGCGCCGGGATGTAAAGGGAACCTGGATTCTCTCTATCGATGAGGATTTGCAGAATCGTTATTATACTTACTGTGTGCATGTGGGAGAACAGATTAATGAGGCTGTGGACCCTTATGCCAAGGCAGTGGGGGTTAACGGAGATCGCGGGGCAATCATTGATTTGCAAAAGACCAACCCTGCTGGCTGGACAGAAGAGAAGCCACCGCTCGAATCCCCGCTTGACGCTATTATTTACGAAGTACATCTGCGCGACTTGTCTATTCATCCAGCAAGCGGAATTGAGCATAAAGGGAAGTACCTGGGCCTTGCCGAAGGCGGGACGAAAGGTCCGGGGGGAATTTCTACAGGTTTGGATCATATCTCGAACCTTGGCGTGACCCATGTTCAAATATTGCCATTCTATGATTACTCCACGGAGAGCGTTGATGAGACTAGATTGGATGAGCCTCAATACAACTGGGGGTACGATCCTAAGAACTATAATGTACCGGAAGGCTCTTACGCTACGGATCCTTACAAGCCCGCGGTGCGGATTGCTGAACTGAAGCAGATGATTCAAGCTTTGCATGACCGGGGGCTTCGCGTAGTCATGGATGTAGTTTACAATCATGTCTATGATGGTTATATTGTGAATTTCACACGGTTGGTTCCAGGCTACTATCTCCGTTATACACCTGACCATAAATTCTCGAATGGCTCGGGCTGCGGGAATGACGTAGCATCAGAACGGCGGATGGTCACCAAATTTATAGTAGATTCTGTACTGTATTGGGCGCGAGAGTATCATATCGACGGTTTTAGGTTTGATCTGATGGGTCTCCTGGACGTGAATACAATGAACGAGCTGCGGCGGCGTTTAGATGAAGTCGACCCGAGCATTCTTCTGTACGGAGAAGGCTGGATGATGGATACAGCCCTCCCCCCAAGGCAGAGAGCGAATCAGCAGCAGGCTGGGCGCATGCCGAAGATTGGCCATTTTAATGATGTGATTCGAAATGCTTTGAAAGGCCATGTGTTCGAGTATACGGCTCAGGGCTTTGTCACAGGGGGGAAGGGGCTTGAGGATGAGGTTCGTAAAGGCGTTGTTGGGGGAATCGCTTATAACGACGATATTGTCTCATTTGTGGAGGAACCGGTCCAATCCATCAACTATGTAGAATGCCATGATAACCATACCTTATGGGATAAAATCATGCTATCCACCGGAACGGACAGCAACTTGCTGCGGCCGGCGATGCATCGTCTTGCCTCGGCGATCATTCTAACCAGCCAAGGGATCCCGTTTATTCATGCCGGCCAAGAGTTCCTCCGGACTAAGGATGGGGTAGAGAACAGCTATAAATCAGAGGATCTGGTGAATCGGCTGGATTGGGATCGTTGTAACGTCCATCAGGAGGACGTCCAATTCATGAAAAGATTAATCGAACTGCGGAAGGAGCATGCAGCCTTTCGGCTAAGAGATGCAGATTCAATACGTAAGCATTTGGTTTTTGAGAAGAGTCCTAAACAGACTGTGGCTTTTACACTGCGCAATCATGCAGGCGGGGATCAAGACAAGCATTTATATGTGGCCTATAGCGCCTGTGTGAAAGGAGCTGAACTTGATTTGCCGCAGATAGGAACTTGGGAAATCCAGTTTGGAGAGGAGCTTGTTTCAAACTTTGGAGAAGAGCTGCAAGAAAAACGTTTGCAGATTAAGGGGATAGGTATGGTGGTTCTAGCTGTCAAAGCATAA
- a CDS encoding metal-dependent hydrolase — MQLTYLGHSTVYIDTGKYKLIIDPFLTGNPSAERQADSIEADFILLTHGHSDHIGDAEAIARKNNAPIIAMVELADYYAAKGLETVGMNLGGSKQFPFGRVEFTPALHSTSIVENGTNVYLGVAAGILIDLDGTVVYHAGDTALFSDMKLIGRRKGVDLAILPIGDFYTMGPEDALLAAEWIGAKHVLPVHYNTFPPIGQDGAAFVRELAKSGITGHELKPGESLDLSSL; from the coding sequence ATGCAGCTTACTTATTTAGGACATTCAACAGTTTACATCGATACAGGTAAGTATAAACTTATTATCGATCCCTTCTTAACCGGAAATCCCTCTGCAGAGCGTCAGGCTGATTCAATTGAAGCGGATTTTATTCTGCTGACACATGGCCATTCGGATCATATCGGTGATGCCGAAGCTATTGCCCGCAAGAATAATGCACCGATTATCGCAATGGTTGAGCTTGCGGATTATTATGCGGCCAAAGGATTGGAGACCGTAGGAATGAACCTTGGAGGCTCGAAGCAATTTCCTTTTGGCAGAGTCGAATTCACCCCTGCCCTACATAGTACATCCATTGTAGAGAATGGCACCAACGTCTATCTTGGCGTAGCTGCAGGCATTCTTATAGATCTAGATGGCACGGTAGTTTACCATGCAGGCGACACAGCCCTATTCAGCGATATGAAGCTCATTGGACGCCGGAAGGGCGTAGATCTGGCCATTCTGCCCATCGGCGACTTCTACACGATGGGGCCTGAGGATGCCCTGCTCGCCGCCGAGTGGATCGGGGCCAAGCATGTGCTCCCCGTACACTACAATACCTTCCCGCCCATCGGACAAGACGGGGCAGCTTTTGTACGCGAGCTTGCCAAGTCCGGCATTACAGGACATGAGCTTAAGCCTGGAGAAAGCCTGGATCTGAGCTCCCTATAA
- a CDS encoding MsnO8 family LLM class oxidoreductase, whose translation MTNISLGILDLVPQPTGMAAEQAVQAAVRLARSAEAWGYARYWAAEHHDLEGLACAAPEVLLAHVGAVTRTIKLGTGALLLPHYSPLKVAETFRLLSALMPGRIELGLGRAPGGPAHASMALSGNFLQRVASMESSLESLVALLEDRYTYEDHLVQARPFSKDTPELWLLGTHTKSAGFAAKLGMSFVFGGFMSDDDPAAVLDSYRAAYVPRREGLEPHAQMAVTVFCAHSRAEAERMAESTAWRQNQERSTSGESSYKAESELIGSPSEVAERLQHLSEKYNNNDFLIFNPVTDLAWRLESYQLLAEQFRPASR comes from the coding sequence ATGACGAATATCAGTCTAGGAATATTGGATTTAGTGCCTCAGCCAACCGGCATGGCAGCAGAGCAAGCGGTTCAAGCAGCCGTTCGTCTCGCCAGGTCTGCTGAAGCATGGGGATACGCACGCTACTGGGCTGCAGAGCATCATGATCTGGAAGGATTGGCCTGCGCAGCTCCAGAAGTTCTGCTCGCCCATGTCGGAGCGGTCACTCGTACCATCAAACTGGGCACGGGTGCGCTGCTGCTGCCCCATTATAGCCCCCTTAAGGTCGCAGAAACTTTCCGCTTGCTGTCGGCTTTGATGCCTGGGCGTATTGAGCTGGGCTTAGGAAGAGCTCCAGGCGGGCCGGCTCATGCCTCTATGGCGCTTAGCGGCAATTTTCTGCAGCGCGTCGCTTCTATGGAAAGCTCACTTGAATCGCTTGTTGCCCTGCTTGAGGACAGGTATACCTATGAGGACCACCTGGTTCAGGCTCGTCCATTCTCTAAGGACACGCCTGAATTATGGCTTTTAGGCACGCATACGAAGAGTGCGGGCTTCGCCGCAAAGCTGGGGATGAGCTTTGTATTTGGCGGATTTATGAGCGATGATGATCCGGCAGCGGTGTTGGACAGTTATAGGGCGGCTTATGTGCCGCGAAGGGAAGGATTGGAGCCGCACGCCCAGATGGCGGTAACGGTATTCTGCGCCCACAGCAGAGCAGAAGCTGAGCGAATGGCCGAGAGCACTGCATGGAGGCAGAACCAGGAGCGAAGCACAAGTGGGGAATCTTCTTACAAAGCTGAAAGCGAGCTGATCGGATCACCCAGTGAAGTTGCAGAGCGCCTGCAGCATCTGAGCGAAAAGTATAACAATAACGATTTTCTGATCTTTAATCCTGTTACGGATCTGGCATGGCGCTTGGAGTCCTATCAATTGCTTGCCGAGCAATTTAGGCCTGCTTCCAGATAA